The Penaeus chinensis breed Huanghai No. 1 chromosome 16, ASM1920278v2, whole genome shotgun sequence genome window below encodes:
- the LOC125033297 gene encoding polycystic kidney disease protein 1-like 3 produces the protein MNQLRPESQSAEIRSASVPYSDEYKPFVRVPECQSHEPPSMSVTTPYNCARPPAPAAASFTFAVEPAAHLSPPWFTFTDHHHRSPPRVTTKDHHQGTPPQITTKEHHHRSPPRVTTKEHHHGSPPKKHHQGSRITFKEYHQRTPRITTIEHHGSPPRQCPPPQSITITEGITTLAQA, from the exons ATGAATCAGCTCAGGCCCGAGTCCCAGAGTGCCGAAATCAGAAGTGCCAGCGTGCCATACAGCGACGAGTATAAACCATTCG TACGAGTGCCAGAGTGCCAGTCCCACGAGCCGCCCTCCATGAGTGTCACGACTCCCTACAACTGCGCC CGCCCTCCCGCCCCGGCCGCCGCCTCTTTCACCTTCGCCGTCGAACCAGCAGCACATCTCTCACCACCATGGTTCACCTTCACTGATCACCACCACAGATCACCACCAAGGGTCACCACCAAGGATCACCACCAAGGAACACCACCACAGATCACCACCAAGGAACACCACCACAGATCACCACCAAGGGTCACCACCAAGGAACACCACCACGGATCACCACCAAAAAAACACCACCAAGGGTCACGGATCACCTTCAAAGAATACCACCAAAGAACACCACGGATCACTACCATAGAACACCACGGATCACCACCACGACAATGCCCTCCACCACAGAGCATCACAATCACGGAGGGAATCACCACCCTCGCTCAAGCATAG